From a single Ciconia boyciana chromosome 6, ASM3463844v1, whole genome shotgun sequence genomic region:
- the LOC140653447 gene encoding ras-related and estrogen-regulated growth inhibitor-like: MSFPRPLRRSVSLSPGRTLRLVVLGQSAVGKTALTVRFITRRFIGDYDPTLEMIYRHMAVIDGEMVHFEILDTAGQEEDSLQIEEKIKWGDGFAVVYSVTDRCSFDEVMRLCFLINHIHSSPKRSSGSEQPPVVIVGNKKDLQFDRMVSTEDGENLSKALKLPFYEISTRDSYEETVAVFNTLYQELMRQGHFSPGSFKRRTVSKLMEKIPKMQASSTLNSAGRSLSFNSFRDYIPE, from the exons atGAGCTTCCCGCGGCCCCTGCGCCGCTCCGTGAGCCTCAGCCCGGGCCGTACCCTGCGCCTCGTCGTGCTGGGGCAGAGCGCCGTGGGCAAGACAG CATTGACCGTAAGATTCATCACCAGGAGATTCATTGGAGACTACGACCCAACCCTAG AAATGATTTACAGACACATGGCCGTCATCGACGGGGAGATGGTGCACTTCGAGATCCTCGATACGGCAGGACAG GAGGAGGATTCCCTGCAGATAGAGGAGAAGATCAAATGGGGCGATGGCTTCGCTGTGGTCTACTCGGTGACGGATAGGTGCAGCTTCGACGAGGTCATGCGGCTGTGTTTCCTCATCAACCACATCCACTCGAGCCCCAAGCGGAGCAGCGGGAGCGAGCAGCCCCCCGTGGTCATCGTGGGCAACAAGAAGGACTTGCAGTTCGACAGGATGGTGTCCACGGAGGACGGCGAAAACCTCTCCAAAGCCTTGAAGCTTCCTTTCTACGAGATCTCCACCCGGGACAGCTACGAAGAGACCGTGGCAGTGTTCAACACCCTCTACCAGGAGCTCATGAGACAGGGGCATTTCTCCCCGGGCTCCTTCAAGAGGAGGACAGTGTCGAAGCTGATGGAGAAGATCCCCAAGATGCAAGCCAGCTCCACCTTGAACTCAGCAGGCCGGAGCCTCAGCTTTAACTCCTTCAGGGACTACATCCCCGAGTGA